In the genome of Halosolutus amylolyticus, the window CGAAGCGCGCGACTTGCCGTCGAGTGTGATGGACGAGACGTCCGATATCGGGCATGTGTGACACCACAACTACAGAAATTCAGGAGTCTGGCCAGTCAGGACCGATACCATCGAACTCGACAATCACCGGACGAAGATTTTCACGCGGTATACACGTACAACTCAGTTCGGAAAAGAAATCAAATACAGCTTTGGTGAAGACTCCTGTGAGATGAACGACCTCACTGGTTTCCAGCGAGACTTGCTGTACGTGATTGCAGGTGCTGACCGGCCGTCCGGCCAAGACGTCAAGGAGGAAGTCGAGCAATACTACAGCGCCGAAATCAACCACGGCCGACTGTATCCGAATCTCGATACCCTCGTCAACAACGAACTCGTCGAAAAAGGGCAAATCGACCGGCGGACGAACTACTACGCCATCACCGACGCCGGAGAAGAAGAGATCCACGAGCGGCGGGAGTGGGAGAACCACTACGTGGAGATGTAAGCCGAGTCGCATTCGTCCGTATCGAACGTTCACCGACTCCGATGTTTTCGTGGAAAAGAAAGCTTATACCGGCGGAATAGCGTTAGCAAAGTATGCCCGCAGATACTACCGAAACGCTGCCAAATCTCGTGACGATCGTTGGCCGAGGCGTGCCATCGAACTACGAAATTACCGTCGACGGCGACATCGAACTCGTCGGTGCCGACCCGATCGAGGAGGCAACCGTCGTCACGGACCACTCCGCAGAGGGGGCGGTCGATACCGGCGTGATGCGGTTCCGGTTCTCCGGCCAGATGGCGAACGTTCACGTCGTCGACTGGAACGGCGTCCCCGCACCGGACTCACCCAGTACACCAGAAGTCCACATCGACTACGGCGTACCGCCCCGGAGCGACAACAACTAGATTTTACTCTTTCGATCGGGTCCGCAGTTGACGTGCTACCTGGGCGCTCTGATACGGGGTGCTGTACTATCGCTCGTGATTTCGGTGGTGTGTCCCGATTTCAGTAGCGGGTCACTGACGTCCGCCCCAGTCAGGTTTGGGTGACGTGTAAATCGATGGCCTCGGCACTCATGGTTTTCTACTGTGGTACTACAATTACCACAGTCTTCTATAGGATCTGAGACGACTAGAATACTTCGGTAATGGGTGATACTCTAGTTCAATTCATTTTCGAAAGTGCTTTCTAGAAATACTGTCAGTACTTTAGTTATAATCTCTTAGACATATAGTTCACTCAACTTATTGCCAGATGATATGATATTATCAATGCTAACTGGACCAAGTCCTATATCAAAGGATCGGCGAATGTGACGTACCGGGGACTGAACATTAATATCGAGCTCTGCGATATCCACGAAAATGAGCATGAGTGTATCTGTGAGTTCCTTGAACGTAGACTCTATATCGTCCTCTGACACCAAGATCGGCACCTTCTGGATTTAGACGCTCATACACGGATACAGTGGTAAGATCTGAGTGATATCTCTCTCACGCTTATATGGACACGATTCGCTTCATAACCCAAACGGCTTAACTAACTGGTATAGTAAGTCCTTGCTATGGGAAAACGGCCTGAGATTGGCGCATTTGCGGAGGAAGTCGAGGACTTCCACGCGGATCCTGATGACTTGGAACATTTTGATCCTCATCTGGTCTTAGGATACTTTCAACGCCTGGAGATGATTTTGGATGAATGTCCTGTGGAGATCTATGCGGCCTCGTCTCTTAAGCATCCCTGGCCATATCGATTGCAAAAGGCCGGGGAGTGTGCTCCGGCATCGTTCTGGCGGAGTCAGCACCGTATCTTGGATTCTAATATCACCGATCCACGGGTCACCAATGAGGACATCCTTGAGGAGGCGATACAGAAGGACGCGACAGCTGTCGTTGCCAAAGACTACCTACCATTTCATCTCTATGATCGCAAGTTTGACCTGGAAGAGCTGACGGGGGCAACAAACCATAGAGAGGCAACGACCCAAAGCATCCAGGAATTTATCGACCTCCACGACCCGGATCGGCATCCCCCGGCATATATCCCGCTGCAGCCCCCGTATGTCGATCACATACAAGATATCAGGGAAATCGTCGTCGACAGTCATCTCGAGGAGAAGTACATGCTTGGCGGGCTCAAAAACGCGAACCCGAAACGACGGATCAGTGAAGCTCAGGCCCTCCGGGACAAAATCGGTGGTGAGCCGGACCTCCATGGACTGGGCTGGGGGCTCTCGGACGCCCTTGTTGAATCCCTCCGCCACAATCCGGACCTGATTGAGTCCGTTGATAACAGCGGGCCATCACAGGCTATTCTTAACGACGGCCTGCTTGACAAGCACTGGCAAAAACAGCCATTTGGATTGGTCGAAGGACAGATGCGGAACTCGGTCGCAGGTGCATTCGAGTTCGGAATCCTCCTCCAGGCAACGCACCGGCTCACCAAGTACAATACTGAGTTTACCACGAACCAGAAGAGTATCAGCGACTATCAATAACCCGGGTCATGACGAAAACCTTGGCGCTTGTAGGCTGTGGCAGCGAAAAACGTGATAAGCGGACGGAAGCGAAGTCACTCTATACCTCCACCTACTTCGCTAAAAAACGGCAGTGGGCCGAAGGATGCGATACCTGGCTTATCCTTTCTGCTGAACACGGGGTTGTCCATCCGGCCACTGTTTTGGAACCGTACGATACTGCGATGGCCGACCTCAGCGACGAGCAGACTAGTGAATGGGCGACAAATGTCATGGCCGATTTGGGTCCACAGCTCAGTTGCTTTGACGAAGTTGTCGTCCTCGCTGGCCGTGACTACTTTGCCCCAATCAGTGACGAACTTCGCCAAGCAGCACCCACGGTGCAGTGGCCGTTCCAGGGAAAGAGGCTGTTCGAACAGATGGAATGGCTCGACCAAACCTCTCCCCCAGATCAGTCCACACTTGAATCGTTCGAATGACGTCCGATAAAATCTAACACCCATCACCAAAACAAAATTATAAGAGTATATAATTAACTAGCCGGTTCCGGTTACCACTCTATATCTATACACTTCAGAAACCCCTGGTATGATGCCTGTACTTGTTGAATTCTTCTGTTGCACGGCGCGGTAGAGAACGTGGTAAGCTATAAGGTCTCGGGGTCGAAAGAAGCAACCATGTCAATACTGCTGGTACAGTCATGCTCAAAGTCCAAAAATAGGCCGGGAGAACCGGTTAATGCCCTTGAATTGTACTCGGGATACTTCTTCAAAATTATCAAGAAAGCGATACGTGATGATGAACTGCAGGATGAAATCGATATTTGCGTTCTCTCGGCCGAACACGGATTAATCGATACAACTGACGAAATCAGCTACTACGACCGACGCATGAACCCGGATCGAGCAGCTGAAATCCGGGATGACATTACAACGGAACTGCGAGGAAAAGTTGCTGAGAACGATTATGACCATGTCATCTTCAATCTCGGATCAGCATACAGGAGTGCGATCGGCGATCTGTCTGACCTTCCGGCATCGGTCCAGTTTATCGAAGGCGATGGCATCGGATACAAAGGACACACACTCAAACAGATCATCCGGGGCAACTATTCGTCGCTTGAGATGGAGGTGAGGAATGCCACAGCTCAAGCAAACTGAGCAGACTGCCTCGTTCCAGGTTACCGCGACAGCCGGCGATGCCCGTGCCGGGACCCTCACCATCAACGGCCAGTCACTCGACACTCCAACGTTTTTCCCCGTTCTAAGTTTCTACGGCGGTGGAACGAAATCCAGCGTCTTCGGCGGCGGCGTTCATAGGACAATAAAGGAGTTCATGCTCGGAAAGGAGGAGATCGGTGGCGGAACGTACGACAAATACTTCCGCGGAACGATGACCTCCGTTGCCTCCCTCACCGACTATGGCATCAACCAAGAACGGTTTAACGATTACACCTCAGACCGAATCAAAGACCGAGAAACGTTTTCCGACTATAACGGCCTCATCTTCGTTGATTCTGGCGGATACAAATTCTTACATAACAATGGGCTTGACGGGAGTGATTTCGAGATAGAGATCGATCAGCGGGAAGCGTTCCGCATCCAGAAGCAGCTCGGCGGCGATATCATCGTCAACCTTGATCGGCCGATCGCACCCAACGACACGTTCGACGAACGGCAACAGAAGGCCGAACGCACCGCCGAAAATGCGGTCGAGTTCGCACGTCTTACCCAGACCTATCCCGGTGCCCGGTACCTGACCGTCCACGGATATAACTATTCGATGCTCGACCGGTTCTTCGACCACATTCAATCCCAGTTCGGGAATATCGATATCTCCACCCTGTTTGACGGGATCGCCCTCGGAAGCCTTGTCCCGAAGAAAGATGACAAGGCAGCGTTGATCACCGCGGTCATGGACTGCGTCGAAATCATGGAGGAACGCGGGCTTGCCGATCTGCCACTCCACGTACTGGGGATTGGCAGTGGATCTATCCCGCTCCTCGTCGCCGCCGGCGCGGACACGTTCGACTCAACGACCTACATCCAGAACGCGATCAACCAAAAGTACGCCGTGAGTTTGACCAAGCACATTCCGCTGGACGCAGTTGATTTCAACCAGTGTGACTGTGCTGTCTGCTCCGACCCAAAGCTGGTCAACTGGATGCAGGGCAACACTGAATACCAGAAAGATGTTCTTGGCCCGGTTGCTATGCACAATCTTATCATCCACAGACAGGAGGTGCGAGAACTCCGGCAGCGGATCAAACAGCACGGCACAGACCCAGTTATCGACTACCTTGACGAGACCGTGGGCCGGAACGACTCAATCCGCAAACAGACGCATCGCGTTGTCAACGAAGCGCTCGGAGGATATTTCTAACAATGAAACAACACCCGGAAGTCAACGAAGTACAGGAGTTTCTTGAGATTGCCAGCGATTTCGAGGACCCCCTCGAGATCATCCGCGAATCACTATCGAATGCGTACGATGCCGGTGCGACAGAGGTCGTGATAACGATCCGCGACAGTGCCGCAGGCTCCGACATAATCATCGAAGACGACGGGCACGGCATGTCCCGGGACGACCTCAAGTCCTTCTTCGACCTCGGTAACTCCCGAAAGACCGACTCGATCGGCCACAAAGGCCACGGAACAAAAATCTTCTACAAGAGCGACCGTATCGTCGTTGACACCGCACACAACGGTTCAAACTTCCACGCGGTCATGGACCGGCCCTGGGAGAAGCTCAATGAGAAGACATTACCGGAATACGAGGTCTCAAAGACAGATACACGGCCAGGAAATACCGGTACTAGGATCCAGATCAGTGGTTTCCGGTCTGGTGAAGGATTCGACCCGCAATCCCTGACGTACGACAAGATCCACCACTACCTGAAGTGGAAGACCATCGCCGGATCGACAGCACACTTTTTCGATGATAGCCAGCGGGAGATGGAGGTCGTGGTGGACCTGGATGACGAAATCGATGACACCCGTGACCAGCTCACCACAACCAATCAGCTCACATTCCCCCGTGAACAGCTTCAGCCATCAACCGGCGAATTCCCCGCGACCCGTATGTGTAAACACTACCCTCCACGCAAAATCGAATTTGAACATGACGAGGGATCATCGACCGTCGAAATCGTTGGCATGATCGGAGGGAAAGACGCCCGCAACGAACTTCCCACGTACGGGCGGCACTCCGTCCAGTTCGGTGTCTGGCTGGCGAAAGACCATATCAAGGTCGAACAGGTCAACGAAGTCCTCACCCACGACAACGAGTTCATCCACTTCTTCTTTATCGCCAACTGCCAGGACCTGGAACTCGCCGCGAACCGGGGGAAGGTCCGGAACAAAGCAAGCTCGCTGTACAAAACGTTGAAACAGGAACTGAAGCACTATATGACGAAGATTGCGGAGGACCCCTGGTTCAAGGAAGACTACCTGGAAACCCGCAAGCGCGCACAGCTTCGGCGACGCGCACAGTCCCAGACAACGTCACTCGAAGAACGGCTGGAGTCCATTGATACCAACGACCAGTTCAAACCGACCAACCGATCGGAGGTCCTGCTCGCACTTGAACGCTCAAACAATGAGGTGGACAACAGTATCACCGTGAAAGAATACAAAGCAGACCATGAGGTCCCGGCTATCCTGCTAGACGATGATACGCTACGAACCAGTCACGTATACGTCGAACTCACCGAGCACTTCGAAGACGACTACCCGCTCGGTTCAGCCGACACGATTCTCTGCTGGAGCTACGGCGACATCGATATCCTACGAGAATATGAACGGAACGGATATCACGGCGGTGACGTGGAAATCGATCTTCAAGACAACCAGATCATCTACCACCATGAGGACCGCCACACCGTGGACATCATCACGGTCTCTGACCGGTTGGCCGCGCTAGAGCACCAGCCACTCACCTCACTGGATTAACACGGTAACCGCTACCTCTTAAACCGGAGTACCGGACTGTCTGCTACCACAATATTAACATGAAGCTGATACGGGTGTAGAGACATGGAAAGCTCAGACGAAACACCACTTTGCGGTACTCGGGTCTTCCTGTATCCTGGTGACCCAGACGGGACAGGGATCATCGACTACGATCCCACCGATTACCGGGAGATCTATCAGGATCTAGACTTCGTGGACAGTACCCAGTTCATCCGCTCTCTCGAGCAAGATATCAAGCTGAAGAACCGGTCTCTCCTCCGCGTAACCGACGGGGAGCGGTTCGAAGTCCCGGAGTACCAGCGAAACTTCTCGTGGGAAGAAGAACAGCACGAGGAACTCTGGGATACGTTGCTGTCAATTCTGACGCTGAAACCGAAATCGGGCGAACTCCCCGTGGACACCTACTTCGGCACTGTGTATATTGCCCGGTCCGCCCAGGGCGAAGTCTATGAGATCATTGACGGCCAACAACGCCTCTCCACGGTCTCCATCCTGCTGAAGAACATCAAGGACCACCTCGAAGACAAGCGGACGAAGGTTGACGGTCAACTTCAGGCGTACGCCGAGCATATCTGCGAGGAATACCTTGATGAATTGCTGTATCGGCGGAAAGGTCCGACCGAAACACCGTTCCTGGAACTCAACGACCACGACGACAGCATCTACGAACTGCTGTTCCAGGACCCGGAGAAAAAGGTTCAGACCCTGAAGGCGATGGACCAGTACGACGGCCGGAAGCAGAACGCCATCCGTCTCCGGGACCTCTTCGACGAGGTCGGTATCCCGGAAGAGGTCTACGAAGAGGACGAGGAACTGGCTGACACCGATCTGCTGGAGTCGTTCCGGTACTTTGGTGATTCCCACCGGCGGCTCGTACGAACCGACGAATACTACGACGCGAAGGTTGCCGCGTTCGCTGACCGGGAGGAGTTCGATACGCCCGAGAAGGAGGTCAAGGCCCTGCTCAACCTCGCCCATTTCACGCTGCGGTCTCTCCGCGTCTCCGAGTGCATCTTCCAGACTGATAACCAGGAACTCCGGATCGAGGTCTTCCAGTCGCTGAACGACCGTGGTGTTGAGCTCTCCAGTATGGACAAGGTCCGGGCCCGGATCGTCGGCCGGTTCCAGGGCGAGTCCGACAGTGACAAACAGATCGCCCGCTGGGAGAACGTGGTCCAGATGTTCGGCGGTGATGCAGACGCCGTTGAAGACTTCCTTGCCCATTACCTAGCTGCGACCGAGAAATCGTTCGAGACCGTGACGGATGCCCGCAGTAACATGCTGGAAGCGTTCCGGTTGAAGCAGATCGGCCGCCGTGATATCAAGTCACGGCTGGCAAGCCCCGGGCAGGCCCGCGACTTCCTCGAGGAACTGGAAAACTACGCTGGCCGGTACCGGGAGATCGTGACCGCGGACCTGACCGATGACGACACCGAACTGAAAAAGGAGTACCGGGAAGAGTGCGAAGCTATCCTCCAACGGCTCAACAAGCTGGGAACAACACAGTGGCGGCCGTTCGTCATGTACGTCTACCAGGCCGTGACCGAGGCCCCCGGGAAGGATGCGTTCCTGCGCGACATCCTGAAAACGGTCGAGAACATCACGTTCCGCGTCGCGATCTCCGATCTCGTGGCGACCGTTGTGGATGATACGTATCCGAAAACCTGCCAAGCGTTCCGGGAGCTCGAACAGTCCGGGAACCAGTTCGATACTGAGCAGATCAGTGCAACACTGGTCGATAACATCGACAGTTCGGCACGGCAGCTCTTCGGCGAGTCGTTTATCGATATTCTCGTCACCAGTGAAAACTGGCGGAACAACCAGACGAAGCAATTGTTCCTGAAGATCGCGGACGAGGATTTCCGGCGACGTAACCAGACCGGGATCACGAAGTCCGAATTAAGTGAGGATCCAAGCGAGGTCCACATCGAGCACATCCTCCCCATCTCGTACTTCCTCCCCGGCAAAGAGAACCCGTATGCATGGCTGGAGTGCTTCTTCGATAATGGGAAGCGCAACATGATCGAAACACAGATCGATTATCTGCGTACACGGGATGCCCATCTCCTCTCCTCTAACGATCCCGGCTACGATGAGATTGAGCAGATCATCGAGGGAATCGAGGAACGGTTCGTCCGCGACCTAGGGAACATGATGCTCCTCGACGAAGAGGTCAATAAACCGATCAAGAACCGGCTGTTCTCGGTGAAGCTCCGAGAATACCACCTCCGGCACAGTAAGGACATGGACAACCTCGTGAACCAGTACTTCTCGACCGCCGATAACGTCTCGACCGACAAACTCGAGGAGCTTCTCGGGTTGGAGCTGCCAGAGGATGAAACTCAGTTCGGAGACGTCTATCCCACGGTCCAGTACTTCAACGAGTGGTGGACCTACGAACAGCTGATCGACCGGAAAGCACAGCTCATCACGGCCATTCTGGAATCGTTGAAGTTCCGCACGGAACCTGACGAGTTCGAACCGTACATGGACAATATCGAAGACTACGTCGGGGAAGACATCGAAAA includes:
- a CDS encoding DUF262 domain-containing protein, coding for MESSDETPLCGTRVFLYPGDPDGTGIIDYDPTDYREIYQDLDFVDSTQFIRSLEQDIKLKNRSLLRVTDGERFEVPEYQRNFSWEEEQHEELWDTLLSILTLKPKSGELPVDTYFGTVYIARSAQGEVYEIIDGQQRLSTVSILLKNIKDHLEDKRTKVDGQLQAYAEHICEEYLDELLYRRKGPTETPFLELNDHDDSIYELLFQDPEKKVQTLKAMDQYDGRKQNAIRLRDLFDEVGIPEEVYEEDEELADTDLLESFRYFGDSHRRLVRTDEYYDAKVAAFADREEFDTPEKEVKALLNLAHFTLRSLRVSECIFQTDNQELRIEVFQSLNDRGVELSSMDKVRARIVGRFQGESDSDKQIARWENVVQMFGGDADAVEDFLAHYLAATEKSFETVTDARSNMLEAFRLKQIGRRDIKSRLASPGQARDFLEELENYAGRYREIVTADLTDDDTELKKEYREECEAILQRLNKLGTTQWRPFVMYVYQAVTEAPGKDAFLRDILKTVENITFRVAISDLVATVVDDTYPKTCQAFRELEQSGNQFDTEQISATLVDNIDSSARQLFGESFIDILVTSENWRNNQTKQLFLKIADEDFRRRNQTGITKSELSEDPSEVHIEHILPISYFLPGKENPYAWLECFFDNGKRNMIETQIDYLRTRDAHLLSSNDPGYDEIEQIIEGIEERFVRDLGNMMLLDEEVNKPIKNRLFSVKLREYHLRHSKDMDNLVNQYFSTADNVSTDKLEELLGLELPEDETQFGDVYPTVQYFNEWWTYEQLIDRKAQLITAILESLKFRTEPDEFEPYMDNIEDYVGEDIEKRLAVLTA
- a CDS encoding DUF6884 domain-containing protein, translating into MSILLVQSCSKSKNRPGEPVNALELYSGYFFKIIKKAIRDDELQDEIDICVLSAEHGLIDTTDEISYYDRRMNPDRAAEIRDDITTELRGKVAENDYDHVIFNLGSAYRSAIGDLSDLPASVQFIEGDGIGYKGHTLKQIIRGNYSSLEMEVRNATAQAN
- a CDS encoding DUF6884 domain-containing protein, which gives rise to MTKTLALVGCGSEKRDKRTEAKSLYTSTYFAKKRQWAEGCDTWLILSAEHGVVHPATVLEPYDTAMADLSDEQTSEWATNVMADLGPQLSCFDEVVVLAGRDYFAPISDELRQAAPTVQWPFQGKRLFEQMEWLDQTSPPDQSTLESFE
- a CDS encoding ATP-binding protein is translated as MKQHPEVNEVQEFLEIASDFEDPLEIIRESLSNAYDAGATEVVITIRDSAAGSDIIIEDDGHGMSRDDLKSFFDLGNSRKTDSIGHKGHGTKIFYKSDRIVVDTAHNGSNFHAVMDRPWEKLNEKTLPEYEVSKTDTRPGNTGTRIQISGFRSGEGFDPQSLTYDKIHHYLKWKTIAGSTAHFFDDSQREMEVVVDLDDEIDDTRDQLTTTNQLTFPREQLQPSTGEFPATRMCKHYPPRKIEFEHDEGSSTVEIVGMIGGKDARNELPTYGRHSVQFGVWLAKDHIKVEQVNEVLTHDNEFIHFFFIANCQDLELAANRGKVRNKASSLYKTLKQELKHYMTKIAEDPWFKEDYLETRKRAQLRRRAQSQTTSLEERLESIDTNDQFKPTNRSEVLLALERSNNEVDNSITVKEYKADHEVPAILLDDDTLRTSHVYVELTEHFEDDYPLGSADTILCWSYGDIDILREYERNGYHGGDVEIDLQDNQIIYHHEDRHTVDIITVSDRLAALEHQPLTSLD
- a CDS encoding tRNA-guanine transglycosylase — translated: MPQLKQTEQTASFQVTATAGDARAGTLTINGQSLDTPTFFPVLSFYGGGTKSSVFGGGVHRTIKEFMLGKEEIGGGTYDKYFRGTMTSVASLTDYGINQERFNDYTSDRIKDRETFSDYNGLIFVDSGGYKFLHNNGLDGSDFEIEIDQREAFRIQKQLGGDIIVNLDRPIAPNDTFDERQQKAERTAENAVEFARLTQTYPGARYLTVHGYNYSMLDRFFDHIQSQFGNIDISTLFDGIALGSLVPKKDDKAALITAVMDCVEIMEERGLADLPLHVLGIGSGSIPLLVAAGADTFDSTTYIQNAINQKYAVSLTKHIPLDAVDFNQCDCAVCSDPKLVNWMQGNTEYQKDVLGPVAMHNLIIHRQEVRELRQRIKQHGTDPVIDYLDETVGRNDSIRKQTHRVVNEALGGYF
- a CDS encoding PadR family transcriptional regulator yields the protein MNDLTGFQRDLLYVIAGADRPSGQDVKEEVEQYYSAEINHGRLYPNLDTLVNNELVEKGQIDRRTNYYAITDAGEEEIHERREWENHYVEM